A genomic window from Vigna radiata var. radiata cultivar VC1973A chromosome 2, Vradiata_ver6, whole genome shotgun sequence includes:
- the LOC106780017 gene encoding dirigent protein 2-like, whose product MAAAVSTPFSIPMLMILFITLVYQAYAQIPQPTDRETTYVFYLQDITRGPNATVAAVAGIKGRNWNFNTFGSVFVVDDPVTVDPSPASTLVGRAQGLLVVSSRDGAYVNVVLSIVFSSWQLNGSSLELQGINRQNDNVRTVSVVAGTGQFRFARGYATLQTVAYDPATARSTVRFTITLRT is encoded by the coding sequence ATGGCAGCAGCAGTTTCAACACCCTTCTCCATTCCTATGCTGATGATATTATTCATCACACTGGTTTATCAAGCTTATGCTCAAATCCCACAACCTACGGATCGTGAAACAACATACGTCTTCTACCTGCAAGACATAACAAGAGGGCCGAATGCCACAGTTGCAGCAGTGGCGGGCATCAAGGGAAGGAATTGGAACTTCAACACATTTGGAAGCGTGTTTGTGGTGGATGATCCAGTGACGGTGGACCCAAGCCCAGCGTCTACGTTGGTGGGCCGGGCCCAAGGTTTGCTGGTGGTTTCGTCTCGTGATGGAGCTTATGTGAATGTGGTGCTTTCAATTGTGTTCAGCAGTTGGCAGTTGAATGGTAGCAGCTTGGAGCTGCAAGGCATTAATCGGCAGAATGATAATGTTAGAACGGTGTCTGTTGTGGCTGGCACTGGTCAATTTCGTTTTGCCAGAGGCTATGCTACATTGCAAACTGTGGCTTATGATCCTGCGACTGCACGCTCCACCGTTCGCTTCACCATAACCTTACGTACTTGA
- the LOC106780008 gene encoding dirigent protein 2-like → MASSKFFSFFSLLLFISITLFYQTNAQTTLNFYLQDTAKGPGATVTPIIGLPGRDWTFDQFGTIIAVDDPVTMGPSPLSTQVGRAQGVLVVSAKDGANVNAILSILFTNAEFSGSTLQIQGVSRQHEHYKELSVVSGTGRFAFLRGYATLETVVYDPATAHSAIRFNVTLRP, encoded by the coding sequence ATGGCATCATCCaaattcttctccttcttctcattGCTCCTTTTCATATCCATCACATTGTTTTACCAAACTAATGCTCAAACAACTTTGAATTTCTACCTTCAAGACACAGCAAAAGGGCCCGGTGCAACCGTCACCCCAATCATTGGGCTCCCCGGAAGGGACTGGACCTTCGACCAATTCGGAACCATAATTGCAGTCGACGACCCTGTCACCATGGGCCCAAGTCCACTCTCTACTCAAGTGGGCCGGGCCCAGGGGGTGCTGGTGGTATCAGCCAAGGATGGCGCTAATGTGAACGCGATTCTTTCGATCCTGTTCACGAATGCGGAATTCAGTGGAAGCACGTTACAGATCCAGGGCGTTAGTCGGCAACACGAGCATTATAAAGAGCTTTCGGTGGTGTCTGGAACTGGAAGGTTTGCTTTTCTCAGGGGTTATGCTACACTTGAAACTGTTGTCTATGATCCTGCAACAGCACATTCTGCCATTCGTTTTAATGTAACTTTAAGACcttga
- the LOC106755283 gene encoding F-box/LRR-repeat protein At1g67190: MDQLPVEVIGNILSHLRAARDVVIASATCRKWRQACCKHLHTLSFSSKDWPIYRDLTTTRLEILITQTIFQTSGLQALSILMEDVDEFSASTVTAWLLYTRETLRQLHYNVKTMPNVNILEICGRHKLEILDLAHNSIVGVEPNYQRFPCLKSLSLSYVSISALDLNLLVYACPKIEALELVNPEIAMSDAQVTVELSSSTLKRVYVESISLDKFILEADGLETLHLKDCALEFFELVGKGALKHFKIDDVSVIHLDIGDTVEDLETVDISNFTIIWPKFYQMISRSSNLKRLRLWDVMFDDEDEVVDMETIATCFPYLSHLSLSYDVRYGVLHYGLQGSSYLENVLVLELGWTVINDLFSHWVEGLLKRCPNLKKLVIHGVVSEAKSHEECQILASFTTAMVDMMRRYIHVDPHFKYE; the protein is encoded by the coding sequence ATGGACCAGCTTCCTGTAGAAGTGATTGGGAACATTCTGTCTCACTTGAGGGCTGCACGCGATGTGGTGATAGCCTCTGCAACATGCAGGAAATGGCGACAAGCGTGCTGCAAACACCTTCATACCCTCTCCTTCAGCTCCAAAGATTGGCCCATTTATCGAGATTTGACGACTACCCGTCTCGAGATTTTGATCACACAAACCATTTTTCAGACCTCAGGGTTGCAGGCTCTCTCCATTTTGATGGAAGATGTGGATGAATTCTCGGCATCAACGGTTACTGCTTGGCTCTTGTACACCAGGGAAACTTTGAGGCAATTGCATTATAATGTCAAGACTATGCCTAATGTTAACATTCTTGAAATATGTGGCAGGCACAAGCTGGAAATACTAGATCTTGCTCATAACTCCATAGTGGGGGTTGAGCCTAATTATCAGCGATTCCCTTGCTTGAAGTCTCTTTCCCTGAGTTATGTCAGTATATCTGCATTGGATCTGAATCTTCTGGTATATGCATGTCCGAAGATTGAAGCTTTGGAGCTTGTGAATCCTGAGATTGCAATGTCTGATGCACAGGTGACTGTTGAATTGAGTAGTTCAACGCTGAAGAGGGTGTATGTAGAATCAATCAGTTTGGACAAGTTTATATTGGAGGCTGACGGGCTTGAGACCTTGCACTTGAAAGATTGTGCTCTTGAGTTCTTTGAACTTGTTGGCAAGGGGGCCTTGAAGCATTTTAAGATTGATGATGTTAGTGTTATACATCTTGATATTGGCGACACAGTTGAGGATCTTGAGACAGTGGATATCAGCAACTTCACAATTATATGGCCAAAGTTTTACCAGATGATTTCGAGATCATCAAACCTGAAGAGGCTTCGCCTTTGGGACGTGATGTTTGACGACGAGGATGAGGTTGTGGATATGGAAACAATTGCAACTTGCTTTCCTTATCTGAGCCATTTATCTCTGAGTTATGATGTGAGATATGGAGTTCTTCACTATGGTTTACAAGGCTCTTCCTATCTAGAGAATGTTCTTGTCTTGGAGCTTGGTTGGACTGTGATCAATGATCTGTTCTCCCATTGGGTTGAGGGGCTGCTTAAGCGATGTCCCAATCTCAAGAAATTGGTCATTCATGGAGTTGTTTCTGAGGCAAAGTCTCATGAAGAATGTCAGATCTTAGCCAGTTTCACCACAGCAATGGTTGACATGATGAGGAGATACATACATGTAGATCCACATTTTAAGTATGAATAG
- the LOC111240670 gene encoding uncharacterized protein LOC111240670: MAYRAKAYASDEVEGSFTMQYLRLYDYGHELLARNPGSTVKVAVEENDGKPVFLRFYACFKACKNSFLLCRPIIGLDGCFLKGRYRGGLLTAVARDANDQMMPLAYAIVEVENKDTWSWFMELLIEDLGGTEVCSSLTLISDQQKGLLPAVQNLLPGVSHRFCVRHLYANFRKKFPGKNLKKLMWRAATATHPQKWESEMRSIREVNEEAFRHLVAIPPRSEVLTLNLFQFVIILSYSLYG, encoded by the exons ATGGCTTATAGGGCAAAAGCGTATGCTTCAGATGAAGTTGAAGGATCCTTCACAATGCAATATCTTAGACTATATGATTATGGTCATGAGTTATTGGCAAGAAACCCAGGGTCCACTGTCAAGGTTGCAGTTGAAGAAAATGATGGAAAACCCGTGTTTTTGAGGTTCTATGCATGTTTCAAGGCATGCAAAAATAGTTTTCTCTTATGTCGTCCAATAATTGGCCTTGATGGATGCTTTTTAAAAGGTAGATACCGTGGAGGGCTATTAACTGCTGTTGCTCGAGATGCAAATGATCAAATGATGCCTCTCGCATATGCCATAGTTGAGGTTGAGAATAAAGACACTTGGTCATGGTTTATGGAGCTACTCATTGAAGACTTAGGTGGAACTGAGGTTTGTTCTTCACTGACATTGATATCTGATCAACAAAAG GGTCTGTTACCAGCTGTGCAAAATCTCTTACCTGGAGTATCTCACAGATTTTGTGTAAGGCATTTGTATGCCAATTTCAGAAAAAAGTTCCCAGGAAAGAACCTCAAAAAGCTTATGTGGAGGGCAGCAACAGCAACCCACCCACAGAAATGGGAGAGTGAAATGAGAAGTATCCGAGAGGTCAATGAGGAAGCATTTCGACATTTGGTAGCTATTCCTCCAAGGTCTGAAGtcttaactttaaatttatttcagtttGTCATTATTTTAAGCTACTCCTTATATGGCTGA
- the LOC106755745 gene encoding S-type anion channel SLAH1, translating to MDENEKQHPEHHVELPIDVSITKTQSNCIQIKSLSSIMTQFHAGYFRISLSLTSQAFLLKILIEPIQDAHALRRLFSSIPSSVHTLLWFLALFILATLSFLYILKCVLHFDMVKDEFLNHVGVNYLFVPWICWLILLESSPFLSPRTLFFKILWWVFVVPMVMLDVKIYGQWFTKGKRFLSVGANPTSQLSVIGNLVGAQAAAQMGWKESALCMFSLGIVHYLVLFVTLYQRLAGNNNIPSMLRPVFFLFFAAPSMASLAWNSICGKFDTTCKMLFFLSFFLFLSLVSRPMLFKKSMKKFNVTWWAYSFPLTALALASVEYAHEVKGIMAHAIMFVLSSVSVLVSLILLLITAINMSRHAFTSFQP from the exons ATGGATGAGAACGAGAAACAACATCCAGAACACCATGTAGAGTTACCGATAGATGTTTCAATCACCAAAACTCAGTCAAATTGCATCCAAATCAAATCTTTATCCTCTATTATGACACAATTCCATGCAGGGTATTTCAGGATTAGTTTGTCTCTCACAAGCCAAGCTTTTCTGTTGAAGATCCTGATTGAGCCAATCCAAGATGCACATGCTCTGAGACGTTTATTTTCATCCATACCCTCTTCTGTCCACACTCTCCTATGGTTCTTGGCTTTGTTCATTCTGGCCACACTCTCTTTTCTTTACATTCTAAAATGTGTTTTACACTTTGACATGGTTAAGGATGAATTCTTAAACCATGTGGGGGTGAATTATCTATTTGTCCCCTGGATCTGTTGGCTAATTTTGCTAGAATCATCACCATTCCTCTCCCCAAGAacactttttttcaaaatactttGGTGGGTGTTCGTTGTGCCAATGGTGATGCTTGATGTGAAGATTTATGGGCAGTGGTTTACAAAAGGGAAGAGGTTTTTGTCAGTTGGAGCAAACCCAACAAGTCAGCTGTCTGTGATTGGGAACTTGGTGGGGGCACAGGCTGCTGCGCAAATGGGTTGGAAGGAGAGTGCACTATGCATGTTTTCTTTGGGTATTGTTCATTACTTGGTGCTTTTTGTCACACTGTATCAGAGATTAGCAGGGAACAATAATATCCCTTCAATGCTGCGTCCagttttcttcttgttctttgcAGCACCCAGCATGGCTAGCTTGGCTTGGAACTCCATTTGTGGCAAGTTTGATACCACATGCAAGAtgctcttcttcctctccttcttcctcttcttgtcCCTG GTTTCAAGGCCTATGCTATTTAAGAAGTCGATGAAGAAGTTCAATGTGACATGGTGGGCTTATTCTTTTCCTCTTACGGCTTTGGCACTTGCTTCAGTAGAGTATGCTCATGAAGTTAAGGGAATCATGGCTCACGCCATCATGTTTGTTTTATCATCTGTCTCAGTTTTGGTCTCTCTCATATTACTGCTTATCACTGCTATCAACATGAGCAGACACGCTTTTACCTCTTTTCAACCTTAG